A portion of the Bdellovibrio bacteriovorus genome contains these proteins:
- a CDS encoding DUF2203 domain-containing protein codes for MVEINRKRTFSLTEARDLLPLIYRMTEDSSREVRALLNRIDAFSDKTHPTVVGIEAEINSVIDRWQIKIEKLGADPKGLWMADFDNGEGYYCWKFPENEINHWHGYQDGFSGRIVIE; via the coding sequence GTGGTTGAAATCAATCGCAAAAGGACATTCAGTTTGACAGAGGCGCGTGACTTATTGCCTCTGATTTACCGTATGACGGAAGATTCAAGCCGCGAAGTGCGCGCGTTGCTGAACCGCATCGATGCCTTTTCAGACAAAACACATCCTACGGTGGTGGGGATTGAGGCAGAGATCAACTCTGTTATTGATCGCTGGCAAATCAAGATTGAGAAGTTGGGAGCCGATCCAAAGGGCCTTTGGATGGCAGATTTTGACAATGGTGAAGGCTACTATTGCTGGAAGTTCCCAGAAAATGAAATTAATCATTGGCATGGCTACCAAGACGGGTTTTCTGGGCGTATAGTGATTGAATGA
- a CDS encoding NAD+ synthase, with product MRIAIAQINPTLADFKGNKEKILDFVHQAHQRKCDLVVFPECSLFGYHPFDLLERASLVSKQEAEFKSLVKSLPKDIGVIVGLITKNPSKKGRPYFNSAALVSKGQKPRFFHKQLLPTGDVFDEARFIEPGDFSKNYFQWKGKKFFLTICEDIWAWEDKKLVSAYKTNPLAKVPKKKIDMVINLSASPYFLGKMKQREYVTTRTSAYFNAPIMYVNMVGAQDEIIFDGGSFVLDKKGKKLLSCQQFVEDINVIDIKTKEVWNKNAPLSSLEELRRGLVLGIRDFCEKVGIKKVHLGSSGGIDSALVAALAVDALGPSNVTTFALPGPYSSGDSLKLAQKLAKNLSVELKTVDINPAYESMLGALKSGMGHEGFSLVNENLQARLRGMTLMAYSNKENSMLLTTGNKDEYATGYSTLYGDMCGGLAPIGDLTKGQVYELSRYYNQQGEIIPKEIIDRAPTAELRANQKDQDSLPPYEELDKSVSYLVEKSGAAKTKTDKWLLPILMKTEFKRWQAPPILKVSPHSFGRGRRYPIAHKAAE from the coding sequence ATGAGAATCGCAATCGCCCAAATCAATCCGACACTCGCCGATTTCAAAGGCAATAAAGAAAAAATTTTAGACTTCGTACACCAAGCACACCAAAGAAAATGCGACCTGGTTGTTTTTCCGGAATGCTCGCTTTTTGGTTATCATCCGTTTGATCTTTTAGAGCGCGCCTCTTTGGTTTCTAAACAGGAAGCGGAGTTCAAATCCTTAGTAAAAAGTTTACCAAAAGATATCGGTGTCATCGTTGGATTGATCACGAAAAACCCTAGTAAAAAAGGTCGGCCGTATTTCAACAGCGCGGCCCTTGTTTCAAAAGGTCAGAAGCCAAGATTTTTTCACAAACAATTATTACCTACGGGCGATGTGTTTGATGAGGCGCGATTTATTGAGCCCGGTGATTTTTCTAAAAACTATTTCCAATGGAAAGGGAAAAAGTTTTTTCTGACTATTTGTGAAGATATCTGGGCATGGGAGGATAAGAAGCTAGTGTCCGCTTATAAAACAAATCCTCTAGCCAAAGTTCCAAAAAAGAAAATCGATATGGTGATCAACCTTAGCGCATCACCTTATTTTCTGGGAAAAATGAAACAGCGTGAATATGTGACGACTCGCACCTCGGCCTATTTCAACGCGCCTATCATGTACGTGAATATGGTTGGTGCTCAAGATGAAATCATTTTTGATGGCGGCAGTTTTGTTTTAGATAAAAAAGGCAAAAAGCTTTTAAGCTGCCAGCAGTTTGTTGAAGACATCAACGTTATCGACATTAAAACCAAAGAAGTCTGGAATAAAAATGCGCCATTAAGTTCGCTCGAAGAACTTCGTCGCGGGCTTGTTTTGGGAATTCGTGATTTCTGTGAGAAAGTGGGCATCAAAAAAGTCCATTTAGGATCTAGCGGTGGTATTGACTCGGCATTGGTGGCGGCCTTAGCGGTAGATGCGCTGGGGCCTTCGAACGTGACAACATTTGCTTTGCCGGGTCCTTACAGTTCTGGTGACAGCCTGAAGCTTGCCCAAAAGTTGGCGAAGAATCTAAGTGTCGAACTGAAAACCGTCGATATCAATCCGGCTTACGAAAGCATGCTAGGTGCTTTAAAGTCCGGCATGGGACATGAAGGTTTCAGCTTAGTGAATGAAAATCTGCAGGCCCGCCTGCGCGGAATGACCTTGATGGCATATTCTAATAAAGAAAACAGCATGCTTCTGACCACCGGTAATAAAGACGAATATGCCACGGGCTACTCTACGCTATACGGAGATATGTGCGGCGGCTTGGCACCCATTGGGGATTTAACCAAAGGTCAAGTGTACGAGCTTTCGCGATACTATAATCAACAAGGTGAAATCATCCCCAAAGAAATTATTGATCGGGCCCCAACGGCAGAATTAAGAGCCAATCAAAAAGATCAGGATTCTTTGCCGCCTTATGAAGAGCTTGATAAATCAGTTAGTTATTTGGTTGAAAAATCAGGCGCTGCAAAAACGAAAACGGATAAATGGTTATTGCCAATCTTAATGAAGACCGAATTCAAACGTTGGCAAGCGCCACCGATTTTGAAAGTTTCGCCGCACTCGTTCGGCCGTGGACGTCGTTATCCGATTGCTCATAAGGCCGCTGAATAG
- a CDS encoding helix-turn-helix domain-containing protein yields the protein MKRTGEILKKAREEKGLSLHEIGLSLKISSKVLKAIEEGDESQLPAKTFLRGFVQSYSNYLHLDPNQVLEIFYQEMGSTRPKPYIRTSDNERPPSKEDIAAETPMETPLKPQVRSTPHDEANAESVVTPFRKKSSSSDRENLKSLGQPKSTRTILITILVVFLVGLIIFTKKMIDKYSKEAEVPTNEISQTMEGATPVDETQPPTEAVVSATEESKPEEATAPLTPISTKASPAPVTQASPSPSPSATIVASTPKPSPSPSATPTTTPSATPTSSPSPTASVSPSVSPSPAASATASPSPTTTPTPKEAKPVELIVEALDTVEIEYASPSGKPQKIKLSAEQVHTFKSRSGLKINFSNGGAVNLILNGKDIGIPGDLGKPIKLSY from the coding sequence ATGAAACGTACCGGAGAAATTCTAAAAAAAGCCCGAGAAGAAAAAGGGCTCTCACTTCACGAAATCGGTCTTTCATTAAAAATCAGCAGCAAAGTTCTTAAAGCTATCGAGGAAGGCGATGAATCTCAATTGCCCGCAAAAACTTTTTTGCGCGGGTTCGTCCAAAGCTATTCGAACTATTTGCACTTAGATCCCAATCAAGTTTTAGAGATTTTCTATCAAGAAATGGGGTCGACACGACCAAAACCTTATATCCGCACAAGCGACAACGAACGACCGCCATCAAAAGAAGACATCGCGGCCGAAACTCCGATGGAAACTCCGTTAAAACCTCAAGTGCGTTCCACACCACACGATGAAGCTAATGCAGAATCGGTCGTCACACCCTTTCGAAAAAAATCTTCATCAAGTGATCGTGAAAATTTGAAATCTTTGGGCCAACCTAAATCAACCAGAACAATTCTGATCACCATCCTGGTCGTTTTTTTGGTGGGCTTAATCATCTTTACTAAAAAGATGATCGACAAATACTCCAAAGAAGCCGAAGTTCCGACTAACGAAATTTCTCAGACCATGGAGGGCGCAACTCCTGTTGATGAAACTCAGCCACCAACAGAAGCCGTGGTGAGCGCTACTGAGGAATCAAAACCTGAAGAAGCAACCGCCCCGCTGACCCCAATTTCAACAAAAGCTTCACCGGCGCCGGTGACTCAGGCAAGTCCATCACCATCGCCGTCTGCAACGATAGTGGCTTCAACACCTAAACCTTCACCAAGCCCAAGTGCCACGCCAACGACCACTCCATCAGCGACACCGACAAGCTCTCCGTCACCGACAGCAAGTGTTAGCCCAAGCGTGTCTCCAAGCCCCGCGGCTTCAGCAACGGCAAGTCCTTCACCTACGACAACACCAACCCCAAAAGAAGCCAAGCCCGTTGAGCTTATCGTCGAAGCTTTAGACACAGTGGAAATTGAATACGCTTCGCCAAGTGGTAAGCCTCAGAAAATCAAACTTTCGGCGGAGCAAGTGCATACTTTCAAAAGCCGCAGTGGTTTAAAAATCAATTTCTCTAACGGAGGTGCTGTGAATCTTATCCTTAACGGAAAAGACATCGGTATCCCGGGCGATCTCGGAAAGCCTATTAAGCTGAGTTACTAA
- a CDS encoding 2Fe-2S iron-sulfur cluster-binding protein encodes MKPKAGIYIKFLPEDLNVPVSHKDSSVLDVAIRAGVAIDHTCGGNATCGTCVVHIEAGLESLPPREGQELELAEDRGFNDDERLACQIHPISGLVVRRGKL; translated from the coding sequence GTGAAACCTAAGGCCGGGATATACATCAAGTTTTTGCCCGAGGACTTAAATGTCCCAGTGAGTCATAAGGACTCTTCGGTCCTAGATGTCGCTATACGAGCGGGTGTCGCGATCGATCACACCTGTGGAGGCAACGCCACTTGCGGAACTTGTGTCGTGCATATTGAAGCTGGACTTGAAAGTCTTCCTCCCCGCGAAGGACAAGAGCTTGAATTGGCCGAAGACCGTGGCTTTAACGATGATGAACGCTTAGCATGTCAAATTCATCCGATTTCCGGATTAGTGGTCAGAAGGGGAAAACTTTGA
- a CDS encoding tetratricopeptide repeat protein, translating to MKHGLNFNRPVMNLFLAFVSLWYIGIGCASTSVQGRDEFDDFADDKTPAHGKKSPVASKPAPVKPALKPEERIEELKKQIRANPKNYGLIVDLSEEFYKTAQDQKVTVLLWKYVDKIDRRGLILLAKAHQKRKEPNEMIRALNILIGKNERDFEAHTMIGDAYAMALKNKEALESYKRALELNKQYEPAYNGLVNLYEKRDPPNLYELRILFQDMMEAIGPRPQYLRRLCEINTSDGTFDAAIQMCNAAISKDPNTPEPYVYLGLSQKAYGDEAEGNKTLQKAAQSFPQSELALYNYAKTLEEKKNFVEALNNYKKGTDADPKSARSWLGLANTSFEIRKYEISLIAYRNACRYDKKNAVAFRRATTVLRNQKNGEWASKFEEASETCTF from the coding sequence ATGAAGCATGGACTGAATTTCAATCGCCCGGTCATGAACTTGTTCTTGGCTTTCGTCTCATTATGGTACATCGGTATCGGATGCGCCTCGACTTCAGTTCAGGGCCGCGATGAGTTTGATGATTTCGCCGACGACAAAACACCGGCCCACGGAAAGAAATCACCCGTGGCAAGCAAACCCGCTCCAGTTAAGCCCGCCTTAAAACCTGAAGAACGCATCGAAGAATTAAAAAAACAGATCCGCGCCAATCCCAAAAATTATGGGCTTATCGTGGACCTGTCCGAAGAGTTTTATAAAACCGCCCAAGACCAAAAGGTCACCGTTCTTTTATGGAAATACGTCGACAAAATTGATCGCCGCGGATTGATTCTATTAGCAAAAGCTCATCAAAAAAGAAAAGAGCCCAACGAAATGATTCGCGCATTGAACATTTTGATTGGAAAAAACGAGCGTGACTTTGAAGCCCACACCATGATTGGTGATGCCTATGCGATGGCACTTAAAAATAAAGAGGCCTTAGAAAGTTACAAGCGCGCCTTAGAGCTGAATAAACAATACGAACCCGCGTATAATGGATTAGTGAATCTTTACGAAAAACGGGATCCACCTAATTTGTATGAGCTGCGCATTCTGTTTCAAGACATGATGGAGGCCATCGGTCCAAGGCCCCAATATTTACGCCGCCTGTGCGAAATTAACACTTCCGATGGAACTTTTGATGCCGCCATCCAGATGTGCAATGCCGCAATCTCTAAAGACCCTAATACGCCAGAGCCTTACGTTTATTTAGGTCTTTCGCAAAAGGCCTATGGAGACGAGGCGGAGGGCAATAAAACCCTGCAGAAGGCCGCTCAGAGCTTTCCTCAATCCGAACTGGCTCTTTATAACTATGCAAAGACCTTAGAAGAAAAAAAGAACTTCGTAGAGGCTTTAAACAACTACAAAAAGGGCACGGACGCAGATCCCAAGTCAGCACGCTCTTGGCTAGGCTTGGCCAACACATCTTTTGAGATTCGAAAATACGAGATCTCATTAATCGCCTACCGAAATGCCTGTCGTTACGACAAAAAAAATGCGGTGGCCTTTAGAAGAGCCACCACAGTTTTAAGAAATCAAAAAAATGGAGAGTGGGCGTCCAAGTTCGAAGAAGCCTCCGAAACTTGTACTTTTTAG
- a CDS encoding 3'-5' exonuclease: MRFIAFDLETTGTVPGVDQIVEIGAVRFIDGQPEAVFATLIDPRRPIPPGASAVNGIKDDMVKGKPFIEDILPAFAEFCGDDALVAHNAPFDAQFLTADIKKYEVPAAKGVILDTLPIARKVFPGLPNYKLGTLVQHLKIPTTDFHRAEEDASYCGHLFFQMMKRISIGGQPPQIGNLIALTGKPEQRFPQIVRQPKQMDLFGNLL, translated from the coding sequence ATGAGATTCATAGCATTTGACTTAGAAACCACTGGTACAGTTCCTGGCGTTGACCAAATCGTAGAAATCGGAGCCGTTCGCTTCATCGACGGACAACCCGAAGCCGTTTTTGCTACTTTAATTGATCCACGTCGACCCATTCCTCCAGGGGCTTCGGCCGTCAACGGAATCAAAGATGACATGGTCAAGGGAAAGCCTTTTATCGAAGACATCTTGCCCGCATTTGCAGAATTCTGCGGTGATGATGCCTTAGTAGCCCACAACGCGCCTTTCGATGCTCAGTTCCTTACTGCTGATATTAAAAAATACGAAGTGCCGGCAGCTAAAGGTGTGATCCTAGATACATTGCCAATTGCGCGCAAAGTATTCCCGGGTCTGCCAAACTATAAACTTGGAACTTTAGTTCAACACTTGAAAATCCCAACAACGGATTTCCACAGAGCGGAAGAAGATGCTTCTTATTGCGGTCACTTATTCTTCCAAATGATGAAAAGAATTTCGATCGGCGGACAACCTCCACAAATCGGAAACTTAATTGCCTTAACGGGAAAACCAGAACAACGTTTCCCACAAATTGTCCGTCAGCCAAAGCAGATGGATCTTTTCGGAAATCTTCTTTAA
- a CDS encoding glycosyltransferase family 39 protein: MKNSFWRIFYISLAVKLVLAALMPLGADEAYYWVWSHRLQLSYFDHPPMVAWILYLGHFLEPFMHAVRWPAVIMGHMVILMWYYFLKDRLPWEKIRLWLYLALFSPLLGFGSLIVTPDLPVVVFWTLSLILTVKALETRETKYYAFLGIALGLGFCAKYHIVIFIPCLLAYLSFEKRWSNVNWKGVIYTGILGLIFCAPVLLWNYQNDFASFEFQLRHGLESEAYELDWTTSYIFAQILIMFPLIFWAIIKAKPTNDFRWSIYFTWGPLLFFLLTSFRALVEANWPVIAYPSLLTLALFHPKTLKWSKSYMIFWGTAISVVVLSIWVPQFRNINEKVSEPYEFQSFVPLVQEYQPLYGASYQISSSLWYFSKIPVFKLKDTSRFDFFDTLPESIPTGSKFYLLKKEWTGAPYWVTEQGWQAREVKKLDYKYVIVEFTKP; the protein is encoded by the coding sequence GTGAAAAACTCTTTCTGGCGCATCTTTTATATCAGTCTTGCGGTTAAACTTGTCTTAGCGGCCCTTATGCCGCTAGGGGCAGACGAAGCTTATTATTGGGTTTGGTCGCACCGTTTACAATTAAGCTACTTTGATCATCCGCCCATGGTGGCTTGGATTTTATATCTTGGACATTTCTTAGAACCCTTCATGCACGCCGTGCGCTGGCCGGCCGTGATCATGGGTCATATGGTGATCCTAATGTGGTATTACTTTCTTAAAGATCGTCTGCCTTGGGAGAAAATCCGACTGTGGCTTTATCTAGCTCTCTTCTCGCCGCTTTTAGGTTTTGGATCGCTGATCGTCACTCCAGATCTTCCGGTGGTTGTATTTTGGACTTTGTCTTTAATCCTTACGGTAAAAGCTTTGGAAACTCGTGAGACAAAATATTACGCCTTTTTAGGTATCGCCTTAGGATTGGGATTCTGCGCCAAATACCACATCGTTATTTTTATCCCTTGTTTGCTGGCTTATCTTTCTTTCGAAAAACGCTGGTCCAATGTGAACTGGAAGGGCGTTATTTACACCGGCATTTTAGGTCTGATTTTCTGTGCACCTGTATTATTGTGGAATTATCAAAATGACTTTGCTTCGTTTGAATTTCAATTGCGACACGGGCTTGAATCCGAGGCTTATGAGTTGGATTGGACGACTTCATATATCTTTGCACAGATTCTGATCATGTTCCCTTTGATTTTCTGGGCTATCATCAAAGCCAAACCCACGAATGACTTTCGCTGGTCCATTTATTTCACTTGGGGACCACTGCTTTTCTTTTTACTGACCTCCTTTCGCGCATTGGTTGAAGCTAATTGGCCGGTGATTGCTTATCCAAGCTTACTGACCTTAGCTTTGTTTCATCCAAAGACATTGAAATGGTCAAAATCCTATATGATTTTTTGGGGCACAGCCATCTCAGTTGTCGTATTAAGTATATGGGTCCCGCAGTTTCGTAATATCAATGAAAAGGTCAGCGAGCCTTACGAGTTTCAATCATTTGTGCCCTTGGTCCAAGAATATCAACCACTTTATGGGGCCAGTTATCAGATCTCATCTTCACTTTGGTATTTCAGCAAGATTCCGGTTTTTAAATTGAAAGATACCAGCCGTTTTGATTTCTTTGATACGTTGCCGGAATCAATACCCACAGGTTCTAAATTCTATTTACTAAAAAAAGAATGGACTGGGGCTCCTTACTGGGTGACCGAACAAGGCTGGCAAGCACGCGAAGTTAAGAAGCTGGATTATAAGTATGTGATTGTGGAGTTCACAAAACCATGA